A genomic region of Prosthecobacter algae contains the following coding sequences:
- a CDS encoding ThuA domain-containing protein, whose amino-acid sequence MIRRTFLTLAAALPLGTCFAAEDFLSYEPKGEAKGKHIVLLAGDEEYRSEEALPMLAKVLSERHGFKTTVLFSVGADGTVDPTAGGSLTNPQALDSADAIVMLLRFRKWNEETLGKFDAAIKRGIPVIALRTSTHAFAGIPNDSKFASWNWNKDGGWGKKVLGETWVSHWGHHKFEATQGVIEAANASDSLLNGVTDVFGTSDVYEAYPPADAKILMRGRVLKGMTPDSGSLETVKARATDKKEQPVNEPMMPIAWTRSVKNEAGTENKIFTTTMGAATDLTNESLRRLVLNGVYWGFGLPVPTKADVSLVGDYNPTAYGFNGFKKGLKISDLK is encoded by the coding sequence ATGATCCGTCGTACCTTTCTCACCCTTGCCGCTGCGTTACCGCTGGGCACCTGTTTCGCAGCCGAAGATTTCCTGAGCTATGAGCCGAAAGGCGAGGCAAAGGGCAAGCATATCGTGCTCCTGGCAGGCGATGAAGAATACCGCAGTGAAGAAGCCCTGCCGATGCTGGCTAAGGTGCTGAGCGAGCGCCATGGCTTTAAAACCACAGTGCTCTTCTCGGTAGGTGCAGATGGCACCGTGGATCCCACTGCAGGAGGCAGCCTCACCAATCCTCAGGCTCTGGACAGCGCCGATGCGATTGTCATGCTGCTGCGTTTCCGCAAATGGAATGAGGAGACTCTGGGCAAATTCGATGCCGCCATCAAACGTGGCATTCCCGTCATCGCCCTGCGCACCAGCACCCACGCTTTTGCAGGGATTCCCAATGACAGCAAGTTCGCTTCCTGGAACTGGAACAAGGACGGTGGCTGGGGCAAAAAAGTACTGGGTGAGACCTGGGTAAGCCACTGGGGCCATCACAAGTTTGAAGCCACTCAAGGCGTCATCGAGGCCGCCAATGCCAGCGACTCCCTTCTCAACGGAGTCACTGATGTCTTTGGCACTAGCGATGTTTATGAGGCCTACCCTCCGGCGGATGCGAAGATCCTGATGCGCGGGCGCGTGCTCAAAGGCATGACCCCCGACTCCGGTTCTCTGGAAACCGTCAAGGCCCGCGCGACGGACAAGAAGGAGCAGCCTGTGAATGAGCCCATGATGCCCATCGCCTGGACTCGCAGCGTGAAGAACGAGGCTGGCACGGAGAATAAGATCTTCACCACCACCATGGGTGCCGCCACGGATCTGACCAACGAAAGCCTGCGTCGTCTGGTGCTGAATGGCGTTTACTGGGGTTTCGGCCTGCCCGTGCCCACAAAGGCAGATGTCTCCCTGGTGGGTGATTACAACCCCACGGCCTACGGTTTTAACGGCTTCAAAAAAGGCCTGAAGATCAGCGATTTGAAGTAG
- a CDS encoding CvfB family protein — MADLGRLNQLPVLYSTSQGIYLGGGDHGEILLPNRYVPRGTQIDDILEVFVYRDSEDRLVATTERPLAMVGESAPLRVVSVNRNVGAFLDWGLPKDLLLPFRQQAEQVFVGDTVIAHVMVDAKTDRIIATTKINKHLNKAQPVGFKPGQPVALVILAETPLGYNAIVEGTHQGLLYHSNVGATLEIGQKLKGFVTAIRPGGKLDLSLDARGYQRVAPLTDQILQALQANGGQLSFDDDSSPEVIRQNFDCSKKAFKQALGALFRQRRIRFTNPGIAYVDIRESTGQEWRPGE; from the coding sequence ATGGCAGACCTTGGCAGACTCAATCAACTCCCCGTTCTCTACAGCACCTCGCAGGGCATTTATCTGGGGGGCGGAGATCATGGAGAGATTCTGCTGCCAAACCGTTACGTGCCACGGGGAACCCAGATTGACGATATCCTGGAGGTCTTTGTTTACCGGGATTCTGAAGACCGTCTGGTCGCCACCACCGAACGCCCGCTTGCAATGGTCGGGGAATCCGCCCCGCTGCGCGTAGTCAGCGTGAACCGCAATGTTGGGGCATTTCTGGACTGGGGCCTCCCGAAGGACCTGCTGCTGCCTTTTCGCCAGCAGGCAGAACAGGTTTTTGTGGGGGACACGGTCATCGCCCACGTCATGGTGGATGCAAAGACAGACCGCATCATCGCCACAACGAAGATTAACAAACACCTCAACAAAGCCCAACCCGTCGGCTTTAAGCCTGGGCAGCCGGTTGCCTTGGTCATCCTGGCAGAGACTCCGCTGGGCTACAATGCCATCGTCGAAGGCACTCACCAGGGCCTGCTTTACCACAGCAATGTGGGTGCGACCTTGGAGATAGGGCAGAAGTTGAAGGGCTTTGTCACTGCTATCCGCCCAGGGGGAAAGCTGGATCTCAGCCTGGATGCGAGGGGGTATCAACGTGTGGCCCCGCTGACCGACCAGATCCTGCAGGCTCTCCAGGCCAATGGCGGGCAGCTTTCTTTTGATGACGATAGCTCACCCGAGGTCATTCGGCAGAACTTTGATTGCAGCAAAAAAGCTTTCAAGCAGGCGCTCGGGGCCTTGTTTCGCCAGCGCCGTATCCGCTTCACGAATCCCGGCATCGCCTATGTGGACATCCGCGAAAGCACCGGGCAGGAGTGGCGGCCAGGGGAGTAG